One segment of Plasmodium vivax chromosome 14, whole genome shotgun sequence DNA contains the following:
- a CDS encoding ferredoxin, putative (encoded by transcript PVX_122725A; Apicoplast targeted protein. Curated by Stuart Ralph, Walter and Eliza Hall Institute of Medical Research, Australia.): MYTHDHTSYARREEKNMIAVILFVLLTLLTEHSNTYQFSSKKTPLNYMYGTRGINICTPQKRACSRFISKLVSCKKASCLPVGGDRGGKARHTSNDFTNGGGKRRYFKSANRNKLFYNITLRTNEGEKKIQCDEDEYILDASERQNVELPYSCRGGSCSTCAAKLVEGEVDNEDQSYLDEDQLKKKYVLLCTCYPKSDCVIETHKEDELHDM, translated from the coding sequence ATGTACACCCACGATCACACATCCTATGCACGGCgagaagagaaaaacatGATTGCAGTTATCCTGTTCGTGCTGCTCACACTTTTAACAGAACACAGCAATACATACCAATTCAGCAGCAAGAAAACCCCcctaaattatatgtatggAACTCgaggaataaatatatgtacccCCCAAAAGAGAGCCTGCTCCAGATTTATTAGCAAACTGGTAAGCTGTAAAAAAGCGTCATGCCTTCCTGTAGGTGGGGACAGAGGAGGTAAAGCGAGACACACTTCTAATGACTTCACCAAtggtggggggaaaaggagatATTTCAAATCGGCAAACAGGAATAAACTGTTTTATAACATCACCCTGCGAACGAAtgagggagaaaagaaaattcagTGTGATGAAGATGAGTACATATTAGATGCCAGCGAAAGACAGAACGTTGAGCTGCCGTACAGCTGTAGGGGAGGAAGCTGTTCCACTTGTGCTGCGAAGTTAGTCGAAGGGGAGGTGGACAATGAGGACCAGAGCTACCTGGACGAGGATcagctgaagaagaaatatgtTCTTTTGTGTACTTGCTACCCCAAGTCGGATTGCGTTATCGAAACGCACAAGGAGGATGAGCTGCACGATATGTGA
- a CDS encoding hypothetical protein, conserved (encoded by transcript PVX_122735A): protein MHTEQSYGMKGQLDGRGTKSFGGEAKKLNTKGTNKNADAHFNASNGGPNDEVVKVFPLGEGTPHGEMEKGRDQASSSIHNDHFVDMLQHPEWDVMYTRSKTENNYYKKNVLNNDESVLTKKKSLPLSFSHKSNYVNKGKNGKVNEASFMRINRGGSKTLQRGGSESMYKCFPLGDSKKGKSETEGHVGVFTAKGWPNGRDEPSWHGDTDEFDELNEKGDQNEQDDESEQAAQNFQNAQPDLAVKKEESATNDRVAEKKKCTQERQLHGHDLKKKKKKSEQVSSGVSKFCTGKELNAGSARGREAGKQKEQKGQKVQKGQTEQNEQNEQNAVKKFAPANINDELSVLELRKEKNREIKTKFEKISLNSQGKNHTFGKLSGKQKYFNPPGEKKYSDGSQKESSEEQIMIQKIFIQQSDTDDIVQKKVNSIEHILEETERKNMNNSLKRISSFKTGKEREIENATTGQSVGGATIEGQQLRMQQFGTTSFSTFSSLEEQPGEEPDIGSANKVGLLRKNRNKQSSGVLYDHMEEKKDGENTPISRAIADEAQKEVKKKINKMESYHTQSSEHCHADHVEGINKSGGTSSDSSDELADIKIYDDSEMEEAKESELEPFWLNREVSSLLNKSKLYSAKYSDQFHSSAAGLSGGNYINGSPLPTSEEYSPGGTTRRKIISPKMKRYESDIISPVKVKAINFEKRNTADNIGMKERFFILEEHDEGGTSRTSNQREKEGAPIGKYTLRRNGTMNDIEKKESMEDMGKKVDAIKKKLALINDTDVDRIHFEHFDMYQIDFDKLGLKVDNLEKEEKYILMLYMSEKKLEYLRGERGAHKMVHVSSKAVPSNCGKRVDDEKSAPVRKSPSGVRSGVSMGSGGSAGSECGFLQLGLFVELYHRLAKQQSVASKGGDKKQPSQPSHPPAHNEKVLLKKVLANFIHLFLEDECLDKLVKNYEDMKQARGKEDVERENSKCLHFICSSLLQDISSCHSCGEGNPLEANTSEVFYKIAKEIGSKFLCNDKVMGKIKQVQIINNMLREEVKTYSIKVACMDKFLDIEPHFIEEAEKVVLGKDIGFFQMNTLNRNYSYNYHTHERKIKVLQQNSNPLWNFFYGYFNDIYNWYSERTEGDFAPQGQVENAELNKDMTSSKRVSRNFIKYKGESTRVEEDPLGKDHKGVDAEQVPPHHNGTDPTSNKMVPPPPIEGKSDTERNQSHPGSTSPHVVEDEQTEQQKDLNENKTDAEMESFNIIQKKKYLANVNSVEGTILSNSTKIGECPLESNSSSVDNLISADYNNLGNSRGIDDLDPLEGDLLHVVENGAAPGGESVDDAWGSHLADRMGANPPVEPQTEPIPSEHKKKQKGVQKEDAQEAHLVSFQYKGSLPKGEINQVSKMGRDKNINIIGCYLSAANDEHLIAVQMKNEKIENVPGAHFLVERCNKYNKEVNNSFVHILNSRTKRYLAVDLQNGKFLFTSKYDDAFFTDERNVEHRVCTYFQLQSVSDLMKSVIVEDLVESLADVVSSGWQG, encoded by the coding sequence ATGCACACGGAGCAGTCATACGGGATGAAGGGCCAGCTGGACGGAAGGGGCACCAAGTCTTTCGGCGGCGAAGCCAAGAAGCTTAACACCAAGGGAACCAATAAAAATGCAGATGCGCATTTCAATGCGTCAAACGGGGGCCCAAATGACGAAGTGGTTAAAGTTTTCCCATTAGGGGAAGGCACACCTCACggtgaaatggaaaagggTAGGGATCAGGCCAGCTCATCCATACACAATGACCATTTTGTGGACATGCTGCAACACCCCGAATGGGATGTAATGTACACACgcagcaaaacggaaaataactactacaaaaaaaatgtcttaAACAATGACGAGTCAGTGCTCACGAAGAAAAAGTCGCTTCCTCTTTCGTTTAGCCACAAATCAAATTACGTAaacaagggaaaaaatgggaaggtcAATGAGGCCAGTTTTATGCGTATAAACAGGGGGGGTAGCAAGACATTGCAACGTGGGGGAAGTGAAAGTATGTATAAATGTTTCCCTTTAGGGgactcaaaaaaggggaaaagcgaGACCGAGGGTCACGTAGGTGTGTTCACAGCGAAAGGTTGGCCAAATGGGCGAGACGAACCAAGCTGGCATGGTGACACAGACGAGTTCGATGAACTAAACGAGAAGGGCGATCAGAATGAGCAAGACGACGAAAGCGAGCAGGCCGCACAAAACTTTCAAAACGCACAACCTGATCTTgcggtaaaaaaagaagaaagcgcAACAAATGATCGtgtggcagaaaaaaaaaagtgcacacaGGAGAGGCAACTGCATGGCCAcgacttgaaaaaaaaaaaaaaaaaaagtgaacaagtCTCGAGTGGGGTGAGCAAATTTTGCACAGGAAAGGAGTTGAACGCAGGAAGCgcaagggggagggaagcgggaaaacaaaaagaacaaaaaggacaaaaggtacaaaaaggacaaacggaacaaaacgaacaaaacgaacaaaacgccgtaaaaaaattcgcgCCAGCGAACATAAACGATGAATTGAGTGTACTAGAATtgagaaaggagaaaaatcgcgaaattaaaacaaaatttgaaaaaatctCCCTAAACTCACAAGGGAAAAACCATACATTTGGAAAGCTAAGCGGTAagcagaaatattttaacccCCCGGGGGAGAAGAAATATTCAGATGGCTCACAAAAGGAGTCTTCTGAGGAACAAATTATGATTCAAAAAATCTTCATACAACAAAGTGACACAGACGATATCGTTCAGAAAAAGGTGAATTCCATAGAGCACATTTTGGAGGAAaccgaaaggaaaaatatgaataattcaCTTAAAAGGATTAGTAGCTTCAAAACGGGGAAAGAGAGAGAAATTGAAAATGCCACCACGGGTCAGAGTGTCGGGGGAGCAACCATTGAGGGGCAACAACTGCGCATGCAACAATTTGGGACGACTTCCTTCAGTACATTCAGCTCGTTGGAAGAACAACCGGGGGAAGAGCCAGACATAGGAAGTGCGAATAAGGTTGGCCTTCtcagaaaaaacagaaacaaGCAAAGTAGCGGTGTGCTTTACGACCAcatggaggagaagaaggatgGAGAGAATACCCCCATTTCGCGTGCAATCGCAGATGAAGCCCAaaaagaggtgaaaaaaaaaattaacaaaatggaaagttACCACACCCAGTCGAGCGAACATTGCCATGCCGACCATGTAGAAGGTATTAACAAATCGGGAGGAACGTCCTCCGACTCGTCAGACGAATTAGcagatataaaaatatacgacGACTCCGAAATGGAGGAAGCCAAGGAGAGCGAATTGGAGCCCTTCTGGCTTAACAGAGAAGTATCATCTCTTCTGAATAAATCGAAGCTCTATTCTGCTAAATATTCAGACCAGTTCCATTCGAGCGCGGCTGGGCTGAGCGGTGGAAATTACATCAATGGGTCGCCACTCCCAACAAGCGAAGAATATTCACCAGGAGGAACAACGAGgcggaaaataatttcacccaaaatgaaaaggtacGAAAGTGATATCATCTCTCCTGTAAAAGTGAAGGCAATCAATTTTGAGAAGCGAAACACGGCCGATAACATAGGGATGAAGGAAAGGTTCTTTATCTTGGAAGAGCATGACGAAGGGGGGACGTCTAGGACGTCTAACCAGAGAGAAAAGGAAGGTGCTCCGATTGGAAAGTACACTCTTAGGAGAAACGGAACTATGAACGATatagaaaagaaagagaGCATGGAAGACATGGGTAAAAAGGTAGAtgccataaaaaagaagctaGCCCTCATTAATGACACCGACGTGGATCGCATCCACTTTGAACATTTCGATATGTACCAAATCGATTTTGATAAATTGGGGCTCAAGGTGGACAActtggaaaaggaggaaaagtaCATTTTGATGCTCTACATgtcggaaaaaaaattggagtaCCTCCGGGGCGAAAGAggggcacacaaaatggtgcaCGTCAGTTCGAAGGCAGTTCCATCGAATTGTGGCAAAAGGGTGGACGATGAGAAGTCAGCACCGGTGAGGAAGTCACCGAGTGGGGTTAGAAGCGGTGTAAGTatgggaagcggtggaagcgcCGGAAGTGAGTGTGGGTTTCTCCAGCTGGGGCTCTTCGTCGAGCTGTACCACAGGCTGGCCAAGCAGCAGAGCGTGGCGtcgaaggggggggacaaGAAGCAGCCGAGCCAGCCCAGCCACCCCCCTGCCCACAACGAGAAGGTCCTCCTAAAAAAGGTGCTAGCAAATTTCATACACCTATTTCTCGAAGATGAGTGCCTCGACAAGCTGGTAAAAAACTACGAAGATATGAAGCAAGCCAGGGGGAAGGAAGACGTCGAACGGGAAAATTCGAAGTGTTTACACTTCATCTGTAGTAGCCTGTTGCAGGACATTTCTAGCTGCCATTCGTGTGGAGAGGGAAACCCCCTGGAGGCAAACACCTCCGAAGTGTTTtacaaaatagcaaaagaAATAGGAAGCAAATTTCTATGCAACGATAAAGTAATGGGGAAAATCAAGCAGGTgcaaattattaataacatGCTAAGAGAGGAAGTTAAAACCTACTCCATCAAAGTTGCATGCATGGATAAATTTTTAGACATAGAACCGCACTTCATTGAGGAAGCTGAGAAAGTGGTGCTTGGAAAAGACATCGGGTTCTTCCAAATGAATACGCTAAATAGGAACTATTCTTACAACTATCATACCcatgaaaggaaaataaaggTGCTGCAGCAAAATAGCAACCCcctttggaattttttttatggctaTTTTAACGACATTTACAATTGGTATAGTGAAAGGACTGAAGGGGATTTTGCACCCCAGGGGCAGGTAGAAAATGCAGAACTGAATAAAGACATGACTTCTTCCAAAAGGGTCTCCAGgaattttatcaaatataaGGGTGAGTCTACCAGGGTGGAGGAGGATCCTCTCGGAAAGGATCACAAAGGGGTGGATGCTGAGCAGGTGCCTCCCCATCATAATGGAACAGATCCCACTTCGAATAAAATGGTACCCCCTCCTCCAATAGAGGGGAAGAGTGATACAGAAAGGAATCAATCACATCCGGGGAGCACTTCCCCACATGTAGTGGAAGACGAACAAACCGAGCAGCAGAAGGATCTAAACGAAAACAAGACAGATGCTGAAATGGAATCATTTAACATTATCCAAAAGAAGAAGTATCTAGCCAATGTAAACTCAGTGGAAGGAACAATTCTGAGCAATTCCACCAAAATTGGAGAATGCCCTCTAGAAAGTAACTCCTCAAGTGTTGATAATTTAATTTCTGCGGATTATAACAACTTAGGAAATAGCAGGGGCATTGATGATTTGGACCCTCTCGAGGGGGACCTCCTCCACGTTGTAGAGAATGGTGCGGCACCGGGTGGAGAGAGTGTAGATGACGCTTGGGGGAGTCATTTGGCTGATAGAATGGGTGCTAATCCCCCCGTGGAGCCCCAAACGGAGCCAATTCCAAGTGAGCataaaaagaagcagaagggggTCCAAAAAGAGGACGCCCAAGAAGCGCACCTTGTGTCGTTTCAGTACAAAGGGTCCttaccaaagggggaaataaaccaagtgagcaaaatgggtagagataaaaacataaatataataggGTGTTATCTCTCCGCAGCAAACGACGAACATTTGATTGCTGTTCAAATGAAGAATgagaaaattgaaaatgtccCCGGCGCGCATTTCCTAGTGGAACGGTGTAATAAGTACAATAAGGAAGTTAACAACTCCTTCGTCCACATTTTAAATTCGAGGACAAAGCGGTACCTCGCTGTAGATCTCCAAAACGGGAAGTTCCTCTTTACGAGCAAATACGACGACGCTTTCTTTACAGACGAGCGTAATGTGGAGCACCGGGTCTGCACCTACTTCCAGCTGCAGTCCGTATCTGACCTGATGAAGAGCGTCATCGTCGAGGACCTGGTGGAGAGCTTGGCCGACGTGGTTAGCAGCGGTTGGCAGGGTTAG
- a CDS encoding glycerol-3-phosphate acyltransferase, putative (encoded by transcript PVX_122730A) encodes MTNVESVKKKPLPYVKNYNLCDRSVRGIPSRHTKGTIRASTNPITTAPNEDKSDVYTPPISSGNKVNYPTLENNTYEEALKIICDKLETLKGENRDNVEHINTFSGFLKNYFDEMKRHKTCPPQIFLENFLQYIESFKKYRYYTFPNVHRYDEALHEWSLQFWSQLIDKENSKFRGTEHIDKMKKWVEQGHNIIIFSNHHIEADANIIKYFFDIHNGSNISRKIIFIGGHKIRADPLSRPFSVSANLLCIYSKKYIENPPHLREEKILFNHKSLNALKNLLTEGRNIIWLAPSGGRDRKDPHGNIKISPFDPKIIQTFYIFAKRAKIKTHFLGLALNTYNICPPPNTVDVDEIEKQRSCAYSPVGVNLGEDIFDVYPTMDEKELTERLYTYVSRLYGEIC; translated from the coding sequence ATGACTAATGTCGAAAGTGTTAAGAAGAAACCATTGCCTTACGTAAAAAACTATAACCTCTGCGACCGCTCAGTTAGGGGGATTCCAAGTAGACACACAAAGGGTACCATCCGTGCGTCAACAAATCCAATTACGACTGCCCCAAATGAGGACAAGAGTGATGTGTACACCCCTCCGATTAGCAGCGGGAATAAAGTGAACTACCCAACTCTGGAAAATAACACCTATGAAGAAGCCCTAAAAATAATCTGCGACAAATTGGAGACactaaaaggagaaaacagGGACAATGTAGAACACATCAACACATTCTCTGGGTTCTTAAAAAACTACTTTgatgaaatgaaaaggcaTAAAACTTGCCCTccacaaatatttttagaaaaCTTCTTACAGTACATAgaatcttttaaaaagtataGGTACTATACCTTCCCAAATGTGCACAGATATGATGAGGCCCTACACGAATGGTCTTTACAATTCTGGTCCCAATTGATAGACAAAGAAAACTCTAAATTTAGGGGCACTGAACACATTGACaagatgaaaaaatgggTAGAACAAGGACACAACATAATCATATTCAGTAATCACCATATAGAAGCTGatgcaaatataattaaatatttttttgatattcaTAACGGGAGTAATATTTCccgaaaaattatttttattgggGGTCATAAAATAAGGGCAGATCCTTTATCGAGGCCATTTAGCGTTTCAGCTAACCTGCTCTGCATTTactccaaaaaatatattgagaACCCTCCACATCtgagagaagaaaaaatcctGTTCAACCATAAATCTTTGAACGCTTTGAAAAACTTATTAACAGAGGGGAGAAATAtcatttggctagctcccaGTGGGGGCAGAGATAGGAAAGACCCGCACGGGAACATCAAAATTTCTCCCTTTGATccaaaaattatacaaactTTCTACATCTTTGCAAAAcgggcaaaaataaaaacgcattTCTTAGGACTCGCGCTGAACACGTACAATATATGTCCCCCTCCCAACACGGTCGATGTTGACGAAATTGAAAAGCAGCGGTCGTGTGCGTACTCCCCCGTGGGGGTCAATTTAGGCGAAGACATTTTTGATGTGTACCCCACCATGGACGAAAAAGAGTTAACGGAGAGGTTGTACACCTATGTGAGTCGGCTGTATGGTGAAATATGCTGA
- a CDS encoding structural maintenance of chromosome 2, putative (encoded by transcript PVX_122740A): MHIEEIILDGFKSYPTKTVIGPFHPQFNAITGLNGSGKSNVLDAICFVMGINNLNLIRVNRLDELIYKQGQAGITKGSVTIKFNNEQKPSPLQEPYRDMKNITITRQIVLGGRNRYLLNSHNAKPKDISDFFQSLKLNINNPHFLIMQGKITKVINMKPVELLGLIEESSGTKLYEVKRTNAIKLMGKKDQKLEEINKVLVDEIEPTLVKLKKEKEEYNKFISNNEEIEKFEKIEIAYKYYVAKNMMEKSEGKIEDAMEEKKVLEKDIKDIDKEIEIHKKEREELASQTYVASEPMKILISEKEQVEKKISHLKSEAKIEGKEKEKEKKKKEEIKKEIKRIEKKLNDYEKNDEKNNKNLKSYEDLKKKIELLREELSEKQTTINCLLSGGINNSEYTGSFREQLKNNKTNLSQVETQINNLLQNSKHLEKEIMGLKDQRKKFEKEFSEMNKEKEAEEKKKIACEKELQKLNSEHDNFQNLDLLQEEKRLLTNEVEKLQQELQVLKNLINHVKIDFQIPRNVNPGDVLGQIYELIKIKKEYSQTALAIHLILGGKLSYILVQNKECSKSLFEYNNFAKGSRRVTLLPLQDCIVSRDVNEKTVEECRKYVGLDSKDKKDVIYFLDIMEYDKKLEKLIKYLFNGTIICSSVDYCKKITYNANKKMSFPTITLEGDKFDTSGSMSGGSNKNINLFLLHYEKYENKKKEFLEKDHQLKEVSAKLDTLQKAEEKKKKICKDLQIYANNLSNIENRIQTSKYGNICQKIEQSKDEIEKGRKELTELYAKQKKLTEVIHKIEKDISEYENNKDKKEEDLKDSVKKLKNKIKLLENEEHKKKEEVDGVLLQIENYKKQMEKESNDLVTADETINQIDQKMEEIENNINLALEELKNLDQKILELQASFTCYENEIKQVIKKIEGLEKKKSEHMLDLKKLDNTLIDLQKDSQTASETVKYLNKTHVWIESYEPLFNKKCTPYDFENFRHDVIQKKIQALQNEQNKLSININRKAVQMYEQVQVDYKDLITKKSQVEEDKKKIQEVIADLDVKKSESLLAMYEQINEYFQAIFSTLLNNAQAKLSVVDGDLSNGIEMKIAFNNNWKDSLTELSGGQRSLLALSLILALLKVRTVPMYILDEIDAALDLNHTQNIGDMIRTQFPNSQFIIVSLKEGMFSHADVLFKMRFIDGISTVNRHSLDIRQTTNKKEVTEVKRRRVTIHERDPDDD; the protein is encoded by the exons ATGCACATCGAGGAGATCATCCTGGATGGCTTCAAGAGCTATCCAACCAAAACGGTGATCGGGCCGTTCCACCCGCAGTTCAACGCGATAACGGGGCTGAATGGAAGCGGCAAGTCGAACGTGCTAGACGCAATCTGCTTCGTCATGGGCATAAACAATTTGAACCTGATTCGGGTGAACAGGCTGGACGAGCTGATCTACAAGCAAGGCCAGGCGGGAATCACCAAAGGGAGCGTAACGATCAAATTTAACAATGAGCAGAAGCCAAGTCCGCTACAAGAACCGTACAGAGACATGAAGAATATTACCATCACGAGACAAATCGTTTTAGGAGGACGCAACAGGTACCTTCTAAACAGCCACAACGCAAAGCCAAAGGATATTAGCGACTTCTTCCAGTCACTCAAGCTAAACATTAACAACCCGCACTTTCTAATCATGCAAGGGAAGATTACCAAAGTGATAAACATGAAGCCGGTGGAGTTGCTCGGCCTGATTGAAGAATCCAGCGGGACGAAGCTCTACGAGGTGAAAAGAACAAACGCAATCAAATTGATGGGGAAGAAAGATCAAAAGTTGGAGGAGATAAACAAAGTACTTGTGGACGAAATTGAACCCACCCTCGTGAAgctgaaaaaggaaaaggaagaatacaACAAGTTCATTAGCAATAATGAAGAAAtcgaaaaatttgaaaaaatagaaattgCGTATAAGTACTATGTGGCGAAAAATATGATGGAGAAAagcgaaggaaaaattgaagacgcaatggaagaaaagaaagtcCTAGAAAAAGACATCAAAGATATTGATAAAGAAATTGAgattcataaaaaagaaagagaagaGTTAGCTAGCCAAACATATGTTGCTAGTGAACCTATGAAGATCCTCATTTCGGAGAAGGAACAggtggaaaagaaaatctCCCACCTCAAGTCGGAAGCCAAGatagaaggaaaagaaaaagaaaaggaaaaaaaaaaaaaagaagaaattaaaaaagaaataaaacgTATTGAAAAGAAGTTAAAcgattatgaaaaaaatgacgaaaagaataataaaaatttgaagtcTTATGAggatttgaaaaagaaaatagaGCTCCTAAGGGAAGAGCTTAGCGAAAAGCAGACCACCATTAACTGCTTGCTGAGTGGCGGAATCAACAACAGCGAGTACACTGGCTCCTTCAGAGAGCAactgaaaaataataaaacgaATCTGAGTCAGGTAGAGACCCAGATTAATAACTTGCTACAAAATAGCAAacatttggaaaaagaaatcatGGGCTTAAAGGaccaaaggaaaaaattcgaaaaggAATTCAGCGAAATGaacaaggaaaaagaagcggaggaaaaaaaaaaaatcgcttgTGAGAAAGAActacaaaaattaaacagtGAACATGATAACTTCCAAAATTTAGATCTTCttcaagaggaaaaaaggctCCTAACAAATGAAGTAGAAAAACTGCAGCAGGAGCTACAAGTGCTGAAAAATCTAATCAACCACGTAAAGATCGATTTTCAAATTCCGAGAAATGTCAACCCGGGGGATGTCCTTGGGCAGATATACGAattgataaaaattaagaaagaGTACAGCCAAACGGCCTTGGCTATTCACCTGATCCTTGGGGGGAAACTATCCTATATACTTGTCCAGAACAAAGAGTGTAGTAAGAGCCTTTTCGAATATAACAACTTTGCCAAGGGAAGCAGGAGAGTAACCCTACTGCCGCTACAAGACTGCATCGTGTCACGAGATGTAAACGAAAAGACTGTGGAAGAGTGCCGCAAATACGTAGGCCTAGATtcaaaagataaaaaagacGTCATCTACTTTTTAGATATAATggaatatgataaaaaattggaaaaactTATCAAGTACCTTTTCAATGGAACTATCATATGCTCCAGTGTTGACTACTGCAAGAAGATTACATacaatgcaaataaaaaaatgtccttTCCTACCATCACCCTGGAAGGAGATAAATTCGATACGTCAGGAAGCATGTCCGGGGGGtcaaacaaaaatattaacctCTTCTTACTTCACTATGAAAagtatgaaaataaaaaaaaagaatttctCGAGAAGGACCATCAGTTGAAAGAAGTATCCGCCAAATTGGATACACTCCAAAAagcggaggaaaaaaaaaaaaaaatttgcaaagaTTTACAAATCTATGCCAACAATTTGAGCAACATAGAAAACAGAATACAAACGAGCAAATACGGAAATATTTGCCAAAAAATTGAGCAATCGAAGGACGAAATAGAGAAGGGGCGAAAGGAACTGACCGAGTTGTACGCCAAACAGAAGAAACTCACCGAAGTGATACACAAAATTGAGAAGGATATCTCAGAATATGAAAACAATAAagacaaaaaagaagaggaccTAAAAGATTCagtcaaaaaattaaaaaataaaataaaactcctcgaaaatgaagaacacaagaagaaagaagaagTCGATGGAGTACTCCTTCAAatagaaaattacaaaaaacaaatggaaaaggaaagcaacGATTTGGTCACCGCGGATGAAACTATAAACCAAATTgatcaaaaaatggaagaaattgaaaataacataaatctTGCCTTGGAAGAGCTCAAAAATCTCGATCAAAAAATTCTGGAACTCCAGGCCAGCTTCACTTGCtatgaaaatgaaatcaAACAGGTAATTAAAAAGATAGAAgggctggaaaaaaaaaaaagcgaacacATGCTGGATTTGAAGAAGCTAGATAACACCCTAATAGACTTACAAAAGGATTCCCAAACGGCCAGCGAAACTGTCAAGTATCTTAACAAAACCCACGTTTGGATCGAATCTTACGAACCGCTCTTCAATAAGAAATGCACTCCGTAcgattttgaaaattttagaCATGATGtcatacagaaaaaaattcaagccctccaaaatgaacagaacAAATTGTCCATAAACATCAACAGGAAGGCTGTTCAAATGTATGAACAAGTGCAGGTGGATTACAAGGACCTCATCACGAAGAAGTCCCaggtggaggaggacaaGAAGAAGATACAAGAAGTTATAGCAGATCTGGACGTGAAAAAAAGCGAGAGTTTACTTGCTATGTATGAGCAAATTAATGAGTACTTCCAGGCCATCTTCTCCACGCTGCTGAATAATGCGCAGGCGAAGTTGAGCGTGGTGGACGGGGACCTCTCCAACGGGATTGAGATGAAG ATCGCCTTCAACAACAACTGGAAGGATTCCCTCACCGAGCTGAGCGGCGGCCAGAGGAGTCTCCTGGCGCTCTCCCTAATCTTGGCGCTGCTAAAAGTGAGGACCGTCCCGATGTACATTCTGGACGAAATCGACGCGGCGCTGGACCTAAACCACACGCAAAACATAGGAGATATGATAAGGACCCAATTTCCAAACTCCCAGTTTATTATTGTCTCTTTAAAGGAGGGGATGTTTTCCCACGCGGATGTCTTGTTCAAAATGAGATTCATCGATGGCATTTCGACCGTCAACCGGCACTCGCTTGACATTAGGCAGACCACAAACAAGAAGGAGGTGACCGAGGTGAAGCGCCGAAGGGTTACGATTCACGAGCGGGATCCGGACGACGACTGA
- a CDS encoding hypothetical protein, conserved (encoded by transcript PVX_122720A) produces the protein MSSSKCVSTRVAAFVLYLIPVVYSFLVVVFGLTEYEQKKTCNLLVLCVLYGVVIILICSVGCYGIITENATSIRSTIILLIVNNIIMTMLITFLLIDILNFPHVVTVHRASRFLQFVVQDKKIGLAFCSLVYVLIFFSFCFMWTVGDYLAQLDAKLCLDDLRYSHDRMQQKKKNPTKLLGDEGEFLIKV, from the coding sequence ATGAGctcttcaaaatgtgtaTCCACCAGAGTGGCAGCATTCGTTCTGTACCTAATACCAGTGGTATACTCCTTCCTGGTGGTCGTATTTGGGCTCACAGAGtatgagcagaaaaaaacatgcaaCCTGTTAGTGTTGTGTGTGCTTTACGGagttgtaataattttaatttgctcAGTTGGCTGCTATGGAATCATCACTGAAAATGCCACCTCCATCAGATCTACAATTATCCTTTTAATTGTGAACAACATTATTATGACCATGTTAATAACTTTCCTGTTGAttgatattttaaatttccccCACGTGGTGACCGTTCATAGAGCCTCCAGATTTTTGCAGTTCGTAGTGCAAGACAAAAAGATAGGCTTAGCTTTCTGCTCCCTTGTCTACGtactgatttttttttccttttgttttatGTGGACCGTTGGGGATTACTTAGCTCAGCTAGATGCTAAATTATGTTTGGATGATTTGAGGTATTCGCATGACCGCATgcagcagaagaagaaaaatccCACAAAGCTCCTCGGGGATGAAGGCGAGTTCTTGATCAAGGTGTAA